The sequence GTAAGGTTCGCAGACGTAACAATGGCGGTATGGTTGTCTGCAACATAAGCTTTGGCATGCAAATAGCGCAGATGTCGTACAGTGGTTTGGGGAATTTGCTCACACAGCCAGGATAAAGCAGCGCTGTCCACTAGTCCACCAGACAAGTTGCGTTCATCAAGATTGGTTAGTAAGTCTAATTGCACTGACTGAGGCTTACGCAATTGCCGAACTAACCGTTCAACAGGCTGACGAGTAATAAACGGAGCAGTTATGATTGCTGACTCTTGGATTGAGTCAACGAATCTGTCAAAGGTGTCTGCCCAAGGAGATTTGATTGACAGCATATCATTATCTTAATTCCAAGTACGATACCATTCGCTGCCATCTCCATTGGCATGAATATCGTATTCGATGGCGTTCCAATAAGGTGGAGAGGTCACCGTCAGAGCGATAGAGTCATTTTCTATTTCTGTCATTCGCTCACTGCTACGGCAGTAAAACATAGCGTCAGCCATTAGGCGCTCCTACATTGGACTACCGAGATATTAGCACTTATGTACTTGATACGCAAGCGAAAAAGAGTCTTTTTTGAGACAGATTTGTCTGCGAAGTTGGGGAAAGCAATTTCTGCGTTCCGCCTAGTCCACCAGGAAGCGGCGCAGTTCGGCTAGCAGGAAGTTCGGGTTGTCGGATGCTACGGGATGTCCCGAGTCCGGCACTTCGATGAATTGCAGGGACGGCTGCAATTCGCGCATTCTCGCCACGATTTCGGGGGAGAGGAAGTCGCTTTCGGCACCTTTGAGTTCCAGAATGGGACAGCGAATTTGCGCCCATTTCTCCCACAGCAGCGGCACTTCGTTCGCGCCGAAGCTGCCGTTAATCCAGAACAGGTCGGGGTCTTGCTTGGGGACATACTTACCCGCGTAGTTGAGCCGAAAGCCGTGCTGCGCGGTGGTGCGGTAGTACTCCGCGGACGGACGCGGGTTCGCCTGCATGCTGTGTTCCACATACTCGTCGATGCTGCGCCAGCCGAGCGGTCGGCGGTTCATGCCGCCAATCTGCTTCTGCGCGGACACCGTGCTCATTTCCGGACCGTAGTCTAAGCAGATTAGGTGCTTGAGGTGCGTCGGGTTGTCGCCGGCGTATGGGATGGCGTTGCGCGCGCCGAGCGATGCGCCGACATAGTCGCACGGCACGATGCCGATAGCCTCTGCGAATGCGGCGAGATCTTCGGCGAACGCGGTTACGGCGTATCCCTCGCGAGTGTGGGAAGAATCGCCGTGTCCGCGCTGGTCGAGCGCGATGACACGGAATTCGTTGCGCAACTCGCGGGCGATGTGGTCCCAGTTGTGCGCGTTGCCGCCCTGACCGTGCACCAGCAGCAGGTTACGCGGCGAGTCGCCGCCCCAGTCGAGGTAGTGGATGGTCAGTCCGTTGACATCGATATAGTGGTCGGTG comes from Chloroflexota bacterium and encodes:
- a CDS encoding alpha/beta hydrolase — encoded protein: MTATPTDHYIDVNGLTIHYLDWGGDSPRNLLLVHGQGGNAHNWDHIARELRNEFRVIALDQRGHGDSSHTREGYAVTAFAEDLAAFAEAIGIVPCDYVGASLGARNAIPYAGDNPTHLKHLICLDYGPEMSTVSAQKQIGGMNRRPLGWRSIDEYVEHSMQANPRPSAEYYRTTAQHGFRLNYAGKYVPKQDPDLFWINGSFGANEVPLLWEKWAQIRCPILELKGAESDFLSPEIVARMRELQPSLQFIEVPDSGHPVASDNPNFLLAELRRFLVD